The proteins below come from a single Papaver somniferum cultivar HN1 chromosome 11, ASM357369v1, whole genome shotgun sequence genomic window:
- the LOC113323870 gene encoding uncharacterized protein LOC113323870, with protein MSSSYYSSSNQYHHQSPSLPIHLCFFFGILLLFLSFSWYINYESMFEDMMDQFKLILIISPLLLLLVVHWLSSDDRRRVPLIFTLPDSKDSLHRAGGTPWGVGFVLVFLMFMVSYQSSFHERWFPLLSK; from the coding sequence ATGTCTAGTTCTTACTACTCATCATCTAACCAATATCATCATCAATCTCCTTCTTTACCAATACACTTATGTTTCTTCTTTGGCATACTTTTATTATTCCTCAGTTTCTCATGGTACATCAACTATGAATCGATGTTTGAAGATATGATGGATCAGTTCAAGTTAATACTCATCATATCACCTCTACTATTGTTACTAGTTGTGCACTGGTTATCTAGTGATGACAGAAGAAGAGTTCCGTTGATTTTTACGTTACCGGATTCAAAAGATTCACTTCACAGAGCAGGTGGTACTCCATGGGGTGTTGGTTTTGTTTTAgtatttctcatgtttatggtTTCTTATCAATCTTCTTTTCATGAACGTTGGTTTCCTCTTTTAAGCAAATGA